GCGTTCCAGTTCCTCATGCAGTATGAGAACGTCGATTTCCCTGAAGCCGTCCGCCGGCTCGGGCGTCGCGCCGGGATCACCCTGACCGAACTGGAGCGGAGCCCGGAAGAGGAAGCCCACCGTGAACGCCGGAGCCGCCTGCTGCGCCTGCACGCCGAAGCCGCGGCTTGGTTTCACCACAACCTGCTGCGCCTGAGACAGGCCGATCACGCCCGGGCTTACATGCAGCAGCGCGGCCTGAACATCGACGTCGCCAAACGCTGGCAGATCGGTTACGCCCCGAACAGCTGGAATCAGTTGAGCCGGTGGGCGGAAACGGCGGGCTTCCGGCGCGAGGAACTGCTGGAGAGCGGCTTGGTTGTGTTGCGCAACGAACACGAGGGGGATTACTACGACCGGTTCCGCGACCGGCTCATGTTCCCCATCCGCAATGACGTCGGCGAAGTGATCGCTTTCAGCGGCCGCGTGCTTGACCCGAATGCTTCCGGGGGCAAATACGTCAACTCGCCCGAAACGAGCATCTTTTCGAAAGGGAACATCCTTTTCGGGTTTGACCGGACGAAACGAGCCGTGGCCAAGGCGGGGGTGGCCATCATCCTGGAGGGACAGATCGATCTGATCTCCTGCTTCGAAGCGGGCATCGAGAACGTCGTTGCCCCGCAAGGGACCGCGCTCACCGAAAGACATGCCGCCCTGCTCCGGCGTTTTGCGGAGGAAGTGCTGCTCTTCTTCGATGCCGACCGCGCGGGCGAAAAGGCGGCGGAACGCGCCCTCGAAATCCTTTACGCGGCCGGGTTGCAGGTGCGGATCGGCCGGCTGCCGCCCAAGGAGGATCCGGACTCCCTGATTCGCAGCCAGGGCGCCGCGGCCTTTCAGGCCCTCGTCGAGCAGAGCAAGGATTTCTTCGACTTCGAAATCGAACGCGTGTCGGCGCAGACCACAAACCCGACCACGGCCGAGCGGGTCGCGGCTGCGCGCAAACTGGCCCATTTTGTGAGCCTCGTTCCTGACCAGGTCACCCGCGAAACCATGCTCAGCCGCTTCGCATCACGGTTCAACCTGCCGCGGACGGCTTTGGAAGAGATGATCAGAGCGCCCAAGCCGGCTGCCCGGGGGCGAACCTTACCTTCCAACGGCCCCAACCCACCCCCGGCCACCCTCCGGCACGACCTGACGGTGCTCGCCAACATCGCCCTGACCGATCGCGCCACCCGGGAATGGCTGCGGGCGCAGTCCTGGGGTTTTATCCTCGATCACTTGCCGGAGGCC
This window of the Verrucomicrobiota bacterium genome carries:
- the dnaG gene encoding DNA primase encodes the protein MGRFAPETIEQVAAATDIVELIGSYFPLKRAGTEFRALCPFHDEKTPSFHVSPSKQSYYCFGCGAGGSAFQFLMQYENVDFPEAVRRLGRRAGITLTELERSPEEEAHRERRSRLLRLHAEAAAWFHHNLLRLRQADHARAYMQQRGLNIDVAKRWQIGYAPNSWNQLSRWAETAGFRREELLESGLVVLRNEHEGDYYDRFRDRLMFPIRNDVGEVIAFSGRVLDPNASGGKYVNSPETSIFSKGNILFGFDRTKRAVAKAGVAIILEGQIDLISCFEAGIENVVAPQGTALTERHAALLRRFAEEVLLFFDADRAGEKAAERALEILYAAGLQVRIGRLPPKEDPDSLIRSQGAAAFQALVEQSKDFFDFEIERVSAQTTNPTTAERVAAARKLAHFVSLVPDQVTRETMLSRFASRFNLPRTALEEMIRAPKPAARGRTLPSNGPNPPPATLRHDLTVLANIALTDRATREWLRAQSWGFILDHLPEAGFLRTVLAADFDPENAASLATFLATREPVEAALASQVLALKPIDPEVRKVFWLEFAAKHLRERRVQLERILRLSPEDSPASLAAERELKETLDHESDVKDISRLLTRAL